The Gossypium hirsutum isolate 1008001.06 chromosome A13, Gossypium_hirsutum_v2.1, whole genome shotgun sequence nucleotide sequence caacgtcatttttttagttacattactactaagtaattttttttaatttcaaatgtcacaccaattaatttaataaaaaattaacagtCTTAATAGctggatctaaattttgaaattttaaatataagtatgattatttttcaaatttgtgaagagtataaggatttatgaaaaattttaacctCTATTCTATTATACTTGGTTTGattattacttaaatatatttgatttgacTCGATTTTCAATTTACGAggtaaaattttgtaattattgaaCTCAGGTTAATGTCTCAAGAATTTTAAGATTCCTAATTTAAGTCTTACTTTATATAAATTACGTTGAGTTTTTTGTccatatttattttagtttatgtacAATCTTATTTTGGTTCTTGTTTGTAGTTGCAatgagttttgattttttttcttattttaagaaATTTGTAAACTACACCcgaagtcactaaattattagtgtatttaagttttgatcactcaacttaaaaaagttacaaaattctcattaaattgtttcatttaatagtaaaggactaaattgtaagatcCCTATAATAATAGAGACTGAATTGATATATTTAGATATAAATAGTTTCACAATTAAGTTAAAAATCATACTCCCAAATTACCCACAAGAAAATTGACAACTTTCACCAGTTTtgttaaatttgatttgattattattgaatTCGATTTTTAatttacaagataaaattttgtaattatccAAACTCAGGTTAATGTCTTagtttaatagtaaaattaagaTCTTAAGAATTTTAAAGGTTTAGGTTCGAGTCTCGTTCTTATTAATTATGTATagtcttttttatatttatatttattttgatttacatCTCATCATATTGAGTcttgtataattttattttaatctaagtTTGACTATATCATGATTATTAGAATATATTCTTTGTAATTGTAATGTAGCTGaacttgtaatttaaaaaatgaaatatattagTTGAAAACAGAGGCAAAGccaggggggctggcatgggccctgGCCCtccctaaaatgtaaatttgttcttttggtctttaaaatttttaaaaattttaaattagtaaaggtaaaattatactttggctctccctaaaattataaaaaattgatttaatcatttacaaattataaagatataaactataaaaaattaaaattttatctggCTCCAACTAAAaatttgttctggcttcgcccctggttgaaaatacattatttaacatataattatattaaaatataatgaaatttataatttaatttaataatagctATTGGTTCATTAACCgtgacaatttttaaaattgagataataataactttaactctcaacatttataaattacatttctttaaaaattttggtattaaaattttcaaaactttcaaAGAAGCTTTAtcatttactcttttttttattattttttttagttttaacttttaaaagttatttgggaatatatttttttaaatttttatttaaattatatcataTAAGATTTGACATTTCATTTAAcagttttaataataaaaggacctgattgatattaatattaatggtttaaggatgtaattagaatgttttaaagtttaaggatCAATTTAAAACGAAAAATTATAGTTTGGAAATGCTTGGTGCAATTAACTCTAGaagttatttaatattttgaggCAAGTCAAATAGGATTTGAAATCTAAAGAAAATCCAAACTCGAATACTAAAGATGAAGTTATTTAGAGAGACaactataaatttaaaaaaaaattataaatcgtaaaactaatataaagatatattaattatactaatttttttaaaaataaatttagattcaaaataaattaaggtAAGACATATAAAAACTGAGACCGAATCCCGAATCAGATTCGGGCCGAAAAACCATCCCTAAGCAAAAATCGAatcgaaacaaaataaaaaaaagtttggcGGGAAATTAGGAATCGTCTAATTTATTTAACTTGAAAAACCAAAAGCAAAAAATGGCGCGCACAATAATTTATCATACAAATGACCGCACGCTATGAAAAGCTTTCTTTactaaccctaatttaatttccCCTCTTTCTTTTTGCTCCAACATTTCTCAAATATCTCCATTTTTGCCCTGAATCTGCTATTGTATTTCATTTCTTAACATTTTATcttgatttttttgttaattttaattttttttttggtttctcgGATAATTTGAAATGGAAAGTGAATGTCCAACAGAGACGAAGAAAGGCAAATCAAAAACTCCAAAAAAAGCAAAAGAAAGCATTCTTAAGCAAAGTGCGTACCTATTTATACAATTTGTgcttgtatatatgtatttacgtTTGTGGATTGGTGGATTATACTGAGATTAATTTGCTTTCttaactttttaattttgtttggtttATGCAGAGTCTCCTGCTGAGTTCTTCGCAGAGAACAAGAACATTGCTGGTTTTGATAATGTAAATTACGTTTTTCTTCCTTGTTTctttaaaatttgttttgtttttacatgaaattgaaattaggAGAAAAttgcgtttgaaaattttgaaaaaaaaaatttaaggactCATTTTAGTAGCTGTGCAATTATTATACTATAAATTTAAGTACAGATCACggaagtttatttatttatttattttttaaagttatttgtttttaagattttatatattgtatgatttactTCTGCTTGGATTTCAGCCTGGGAAATGTCTATACACAACTGTTAGAGAACTAGTTGAAAATGCGTTAGATTCAGCAGAAGCAATATCTGAGCTTCCAGTGATAGAAATAACAATGTAAGCTTTAGAGAAATTGCTTTTAGCTATCATTTTTGCAATTGGTggatgtatatatttatttattttctccttAAATCCGCGTTGCTGTTGCAGAGAAGAGATTGTCAAAAGTAAATTCAATTCCATGATTGGGCTTGTTGATAGAGAACGTGTTGACGAAGAATTATATGATGATTATGAGACAGCTAAGGCCCGTGAGGTATCTGCGCCTTCTAACGTGCATTCTCTTTTGTTTTCAGTTTCCTGATTGAACTATGTAGTTACTTATGTTTTGGAGTTCTATATGTGTTAAGTTCACTTGATATGTTAAAGTGGTTAGATTTGCAATCTTTTTCCATTTGAAAATTATAGCATGGTGTTTTCTCCAACTCCTTGTTATGCAATCAATTTGTTGTGAGGCATTCAAGAAGTCTTCTCTTAGCTGTTTGTCTGTCATCTCTCAGTCTCCTGCTCCAATTTGTTTTCACTCTTTCAGAAAAGGTTAGCCAAAGAAGCTCGAGCTCAAGAAATACAAGCAAAGAATGCTGCTCTTGGGAAGAAAGTCAAAGAACATGCGGTTTCCAAGAGTTCCAAGGGTCGAGGCGAAGCTTCTTTTTACAGGGTGACATGCAGGGTCTAATTACTACCCATCTCAACCTTCCTTACTGCATTGGAATTTTGTGTTTTAACTTTGATAAAATTGTTCTACTTGTAaatgactttttaaaactttTCCTTTGGTCTAAATCTCTTGACTGGAGTTTTTGAAATGCAGGACAATGGAAGAGGCATGCCACATGATGACATCCCAAACATGTTTGGACGAGGTTCAAATTACTTATGGCATTAAGTTCTTGATTGGTTTTGATACAACTGCAGGTTGACGTTTTTCTTATTGTAGACGATTTATTCCACTTCCATTTTAACCCTGCCTGAATGCTCGTTTATGCAGTTCTGTCTGGCACAAAGTATGGATTGAAACAGACGCGAGGGAAGTTTGGTCTTGGTGCAAAAATGGTAATACGTCTGACATGTGTGCCTTGCTTTGATTGCTTAATTTTTTTATGCTGGGTATACTATAGGTTGCATGTTCAGTTGTGATTTATCTTGCATCTTTGTGAAAATATTCTCCTCCATGGAACCATTCAATGTCTGGAACAGGCAGTGGAGTGCCCATAGGACATCATACCTCAAAGCAATTCAATTTTAGTTTCCCTGCTTATGATCGAACAAAACTGTTAAAGAGAATAATTATGTAATTTGGCTCCTATTTCTGAATATCGTGGTTTGGAACATATTGAATTTACTGAAGTTGTATTCATGCAGGCATTAATTTGGTCCAAAATGAGTACAGGCCTGCCGATTGAGATCTCATCATCAATGAGGGGTCAAAATTATCTCTCATTCTGTAGGTTGGATATAGACATTCATAGGTATGATCTGAATGCAAGGTGTATTTTTAGTTTTCTCATAAACCACAACAATTTCTTTGGTCAATATAAACCACAAATATTCATTTGATTTATCTCTGCATTTTTCACTCTGGGATATTTTTGTTCATGAAGGTGTCTGGACTCTGAATTCTCTTCTTTGTATCTATTCTGAGGGTTATGGTATATTTGAAAAGCCCACAATGATGatttgatgataaagagttataTTCCTGAGTTTGGTGCATAGTTATACCATAATGGTGTTTTTAATTTCAGGAACATTCCTCACATTCACTTGCATGAAAAACGTGACAACAAGGATAAATGGCATGGAGCAGAAATTCAAGTGGTCATTGAGGGAAATTGGACAACGTACCGCGTATGCAGCTGACGctccttattattttatttgagttTTATAGATGTTTATACATTTTAGAATTCCTTGATGATTGAAAGTAGCTGCAGGTGCTCCTTTGTTTCATTAGCTAAAAGATCATTTTGTTTGTATTTGCAGTCCAAGATATTGCATTATATGAGACAGATGGCTGTTATCACCCCATATGCTCAATTTCTATTTAAGTTTGTATCGGACGCCCCTGAGTATGCTCTCTCTCTATCTCAATCGGTCTTCACACACAATTTTGCTCAACTGTGTTTGAACTTTTTTGTGTTTTACTTTCCTCATGCAGTAAAAATGTCACTATAAAGTTTGCACGGAGGACAGATGTAATGCCTCCAGTCCCAGTTGAGACAAAGCACCATCCTTCTTCTGTTGACATACTACTAATCAAACGTCTTATTGCTGAAACTTCAAAGCAAAACCTAATGCAGTTTCTTCAGCATGAATTTGTAAATATTGGAAAACCCCTTGCTGAGCGATTAATTGGTAAGAAGTTTCTGGATATCTAAATTTGGGGTTGGTTTTTGTTATTCTCTTTTCATTCCTCTGGGAGTTTTTTCTTTTACCCTTTTTCACATTCGAGCAAGAATTCAGTGTTATTTCTTATCTTGTTCAGGTTAATTGCATTTTTacccattttttatatttacagaGGTGTAAAGACGATCCTCGAAAGCATCTTATGAAAGAAATGTAAAATAATGCAGGGGTTCTATCACTTTGAGTTTCATATATATCtgaaatgtaaaaagttttagtGGAGTGGAGAGACATTTATGATTTATGTCAATTCACTGAGGGTTGGAATTTTTCTGAAGGGGCAGTAGTATAGATGTTCCTGGCTTAGTTGATATCGGTTAGTCTTTAGAATCTTGACCTTATCTGTATTGTGGTTGCTGTGCTCACTTTGTAGGAGAAATGGGTCCagaatttagtccaaaaacagcTGTTAAATCTCTCACCGATCAGCAAATTGTTCGAATTCACCAGTTATTTCGTCAAGCTAAATTCGATGACCCCAGTGGTGATGTAAGCTGCATTTTTTTGATATTTCAATTTCCTGTCTTCTAAGCTAAAATGCAACTGCCTTGTTAACTTTGATGCTCCTTTCAGTGTCTAAGCCCTGCTGGTGAATACAATCTTCGGTTAGGAATTATAAAGGAGCTACATCCTGACATGGTTGCAACTTATTCTGGCAGGTTTGCCCTGGTGGGCTGGTTTCTACCGGGATTGTTTATAAACCTTGCTAAGAATGTTGGATACGTATTTTTGGGCTAAATGATTGattctttttacaattttacaCAGTGCTCAAGTGTTTGAGGGACACCCATTCATTGTGGA carries:
- the LOC107945355 gene encoding DNA topoisomerase 6 subunit B isoform X1 — protein: MESECPTETKKGKSKTPKKAKESILKQKSPAEFFAENKNIAGFDNPGKCLYTTVRELVENALDSAEAISELPVIEITIEEIVKSKFNSMIGLVDRERVDEELYDDYETAKAREKRLAKEARAQEIQAKNAALGKKVKEHAVSKSSKGRGEASFYRVTCRDNGRGMPHDDIPNMFGRVLSGTKYGLKQTRGKFGLGAKMALIWSKMSTGLPIEISSSMRGQNYLSFCRLDIDIHRNIPHIHLHEKRDNKDKWHGAEIQVVIEGNWTTYRSKILHYMRQMAVITPYAQFLFKFVSDAPDKNVTIKFARRTDVMPPVPVETKHHPSSVDILLIKRLIAETSKQNLMQFLQHEFVNIGKPLAERLIGEMGPEFSPKTAVKSLTDQQIVRIHQLFRQAKFDDPSGDCLSPAGEYNLRLGIIKELHPDMVATYSGSAQVFEGHPFIVEAGVSVGGKDVKQGLNIFRFANRIPLLFEQGGDVVTRTALKRISWNNYKINQTQDKIGVFVSIVSTKIPFKGTGKEYIGDDISEIASAVKSAIQQCCIQLKSKIVKKMQAREQQERKRNLSKYIPDATNAVYDVLKEMAKSHASKKKRYEEGDADILRKVSDHLITKETLYEKLTQHVEKVDYEMALEYATQTGVREEPREDIYLESLDDKGNFFDFHSPIFVFRLFL
- the LOC107945355 gene encoding DNA topoisomerase 6 subunit B isoform X2 produces the protein MESECPTETKKGKSKTPKKAKESILKQKSPAEFFAENKNIAGFDNPGKCLYTTVRELVENALDSAEAISELPVIEITIEEIVKSKFNSMIGLVDRERVDEELYDDYETAKAREKRLAKEARAQEIQAKNAALGKKVKEHAVSKSSKGRGEASFYRDNGRGMPHDDIPNMFGRVLSGTKYGLKQTRGKFGLGAKMALIWSKMSTGLPIEISSSMRGQNYLSFCRLDIDIHRNIPHIHLHEKRDNKDKWHGAEIQVVIEGNWTTYRSKILHYMRQMAVITPYAQFLFKFVSDAPDKNVTIKFARRTDVMPPVPVETKHHPSSVDILLIKRLIAETSKQNLMQFLQHEFVNIGKPLAERLIGEMGPEFSPKTAVKSLTDQQIVRIHQLFRQAKFDDPSGDCLSPAGEYNLRLGIIKELHPDMVATYSGSAQVFEGHPFIVEAGVSVGGKDVKQGLNIFRFANRIPLLFEQGGDVVTRTALKRISWNNYKINQTQDKIGVFVSIVSTKIPFKGTGKEYIGDDISEIASAVKSAIQQCCIQLKSKIVKKMQAREQQERKRNLSKYIPDATNAVYDVLKEMAKSHASKKKRYEEGDADILRKVSDHLITKETLYEKLTQHVEKVDYEMALEYATQTGVREEPREDIYLESLDDKGNFFDFHSPIFVFRLFL